From a region of the Enterobacter sp. JBIWA008 genome:
- a CDS encoding GPW/gp25 family protein, translated as MTLYIGMNQDNGKAISDADHLRQSVRDILLTPQGSRIARREYGSLLSALIDQPQNPALRLQIMAAVYVSLSRWEPRLTLDSITINSSFDGSMVVELTGKRNNGAPVSLSVSTGADNGSH; from the coding sequence ATGACGCTGTATATCGGTATGAATCAGGACAATGGCAAAGCCATTTCTGATGCAGACCATTTGCGGCAGTCGGTAAGGGATATTCTGCTGACTCCCCAGGGAAGCCGTATAGCCCGCCGGGAATATGGTTCCCTGCTGTCGGCATTGATTGACCAGCCCCAGAACCCGGCGCTGCGCCTGCAGATTATGGCGGCTGTTTACGTATCGCTGAGTCGCTGGGAGCCTCGGCTTACGCTGGATTCCATCACCATCAACAGCAGCTTTGACGGCTCCATGGTGGTTGAGCTAACCGGGAAGCGCAATAACGGCGCGCCTGTTTCTCTTTCGGTATCAACAGGAGCAGACAATGGCAGTCATTGA
- a CDS encoding phage baseplate assembly protein V, whose product MNAQLTEIMRLITNLIRTGTVTEVDRENWLCRVKVGELETNWINWLTLRAGGARTWWCPSPDEQVVVLSMGGNLETAFALPAIYSNQFAPPSDSVDGCVTEYPDGGWFEYEPATGRWHVRGIKSMVIEAADNITLKTGEFVVEANNTRINSEVVINGGVTQGGGAMSSNGIVVDKHGHTGVKSGGDTSGGPV is encoded by the coding sequence ATGAATGCACAACTTACCGAAATCATGCGCCTTATCACCAACCTGATCCGCACCGGCACCGTAACCGAAGTGGACCGGGAAAACTGGCTGTGTCGTGTGAAAGTGGGCGAGCTTGAAACCAACTGGATTAACTGGCTGACACTGCGCGCAGGCGGTGCCCGTACATGGTGGTGTCCGTCGCCGGATGAGCAGGTGGTGGTGCTGAGTATGGGCGGCAATCTGGAAACCGCTTTTGCCTTACCTGCGATCTATTCCAACCAGTTCGCGCCGCCGTCGGACTCCGTGGACGGATGCGTAACGGAATACCCGGACGGTGGCTGGTTTGAATATGAACCCGCGACCGGCCGCTGGCATGTGCGGGGTATCAAATCCATGGTGATCGAGGCGGCAGATAACATAACCCTGAAAACGGGGGAGTTTGTGGTGGAAGCAAATAACACGCGCATAAACAGCGAGGTGGTGATCAATGGTGGCGTCACCCAGGGCGGCGGCGCCATGAGTTCTAACGGGATCGTAGTCGATAAACACGGTCATACCGGCGTTAAGTCCGGCGGCGATACATCGGGAGGTCCTGTATGA
- a CDS encoding DUF2971 domain-containing protein yields the protein MKFSKAFSLNDPFELTSLHYDSESEDAEQAIRFIATSDSYGILSLTRNPLNPLMWAHYAKGEKIEGARGISLDRGNSSHAGFVFGIDADAAGLNDHGSNVIPAKFGSVIYTSTKPKSPFIDSTNTYFYQGLQHIYKPELLEALQRTFLYKPAYWSYEEEVRVVRNVHRLNTEIQEIDKSSIKEIYLGFRNSFVKNYLIQKRDEINAVLPHCKIYVCGFDASEWTFNKLPINEAIHQCLS from the coding sequence TTGAAATTTTCAAAGGCATTTTCATTGAATGATCCTTTTGAGTTAACAAGCTTACATTATGATTCTGAATCAGAAGATGCAGAACAAGCCATCAGATTTATTGCAACCTCTGATTCATATGGCATTCTCTCGCTCACCCGAAACCCCTTAAATCCTCTGATGTGGGCGCATTATGCCAAGGGTGAAAAAATAGAAGGAGCGAGAGGCATATCTCTAGACAGGGGAAATAGTTCTCATGCAGGTTTTGTTTTTGGAATTGATGCAGACGCAGCAGGATTAAATGACCATGGTTCTAATGTGATCCCTGCAAAATTTGGAAGCGTTATTTACACTTCAACAAAACCAAAATCCCCATTCATCGACTCCACCAACACCTATTTTTATCAAGGTCTTCAACATATATATAAACCAGAATTACTTGAGGCTTTGCAAAGAACATTTCTCTACAAACCTGCATACTGGTCTTATGAAGAAGAGGTGAGAGTTGTAAGAAATGTTCACAGGCTTAATACAGAAATCCAAGAGATAGACAAATCAAGCATCAAGGAAATTTATTTAGGATTTAGAAACTCTTTTGTCAAAAATTATTTAATCCAAAAGCGTGATGAAATAAATGCTGTGCTGCCTCACTGTAAAATTTATGTATGTGGCTTCGATGCCTCAGAGTGGACCTTTAACAAATTGCCGATTAATGAAGCAATACATCAATGCCTATCTTAA
- a CDS encoding phage virion morphogenesis protein, producing MDDLQRVDDWLAALLANLEPAARNRMMRQLAQELRRSQQQNIRLQRNPDGTAFEARRVTARSKKGRIKRQMFAKLRTTKYLKTAATADSASVQFDGKVQRIARVHHYGLRDRVRRNGPEARYPARRLLGVNDEVETITRDTLLRWLSESER from the coding sequence GTGGATGACCTGCAGAGGGTGGATGACTGGCTGGCGGCCCTGCTGGCGAATCTGGAACCGGCAGCCCGCAACCGTATGATGCGACAACTGGCGCAGGAGCTGCGCCGGTCGCAACAGCAAAACATCAGGCTGCAGCGCAATCCAGACGGCACCGCCTTTGAGGCGCGTCGGGTGACGGCCAGAAGTAAAAAGGGGCGCATCAAGCGCCAGATGTTCGCCAAATTGCGCACCACTAAATACCTGAAAACCGCAGCCACTGCGGACTCTGCCAGCGTGCAGTTTGATGGGAAAGTCCAGCGCATCGCCCGTGTTCACCATTATGGTCTGCGTGATCGAGTCAGACGCAACGGCCCGGAGGCCCGGTACCCGGCACGCCGTCTTTTGGGCGTGAATGATGAGGTGGAAACCATCACCCGTGACACGCTGTTGCGCTGGCTGTCCGAGTCAGAGCGTTAA
- a CDS encoding phage tail protein: protein MNKPQSLRNALNKSVAYVRDNPDKLHLFVDNGSLVATGARSMSWEYRYTLNVVIEDFSGDQNLVMAPVLLWLMTNQPDAINNPELREKLFTFDVDILSNDLCDISLNLQLTERVIVSTGGTVSSVEAVPEPDVPDEMWTVKRG, encoded by the coding sequence GTGAACAAGCCGCAGTCCTTACGCAACGCCCTGAATAAATCGGTGGCGTATGTCCGTGACAACCCGGACAAACTGCACCTTTTTGTTGATAACGGTTCGCTGGTCGCAACCGGCGCCCGTTCAATGTCATGGGAATATCGCTACACCCTGAACGTGGTGATTGAAGACTTTAGCGGCGACCAGAATTTAGTTATGGCGCCCGTGCTGCTCTGGTTAATGACCAATCAACCGGACGCTATTAACAACCCGGAGCTGCGCGAAAAACTTTTTACCTTTGACGTCGATATCCTGAGCAACGATCTGTGTGATATCAGCCTCAATCTGCAGCTCACGGAGCGCGTGATTGTCAGCACAGGCGGCACTGTATCGAGCGTAGAAGCGGTGCCGGAACCCGACGTACCCGACGAAATGTGGACGGTGAAACGTGGATGA
- the lysC gene encoding Rz1-like lysis system protein LysC (LysC is an Rz1-like component of a phage lytic system, substantially overlapping although not fully embedded in the gene for the Rz-like LysB component.): MLTLSGCGTARPSPEVQLTVSGCPKVTQCRLDRSAPRSNGDLNQVLDETEAAWAVCADKVDTIIACQERDSEQAAVLTQRPE; encoded by the coding sequence CTGCTGACATTATCCGGCTGCGGGACCGCCCGGCCCTCGCCGGAGGTGCAGCTTACCGTGAGTGGTTGTCCAAAAGTGACGCAATGCCGTCTGGACAGGTCAGCGCCGCGCAGTAATGGGGATTTGAACCAGGTGCTGGATGAGACTGAGGCCGCCTGGGCGGTATGTGCCGACAAAGTGGACACGATCATAGCGTGTCAGGAGCGAGACAGTGAACAAGCCGCAGTCCTTACGCAACGCCCTGAATAA